Genomic window (Enterobacteriaceae bacterium 4M9):
TCAGCCGCCATCTGTAAGGACGCGCGATGAAACAGATTATGTTGATTGGTTACGGCGCAATGGCTCAGGCGGTGATTGAACGCCTGCCGGAAGGCGTAGAGCTTGGCTGGATAGTGGCGCGCGAGCCGCATCATGCGGCTATCGACGCGCGTTTTCAGGGCCAGGTTGTGCCGCTAACGTCGCCACAGGCGTGCGAAGGGACACCGGATCTGGTGCTGGAATGTGCCAGCCAGCAGGCGGTGGTGGAATATGGCGCGGAGATCCTGGCGCGCGGCTGGCATCTGGCGGTGATTTCCACTGGCGCGCTGGCCGATGCAGAGCTTGAGCAGCGCCTTGAGGTGGCGCGGCGTAACGGCCACGGCAGGCTGACGCTGCTTTCTGGTGCGGTAGCCGGCATTGACGGTCTGGCGGCAGCGAAAGAGGGCGGCCTTGAGCGCGTGACCTACCGCTCGCGTAAAAGCCCGGCCAGCTGGCGCGGCAGCTACGCGGAGATGCTTATCGATCTCAACGGCGTGCAGGACGCGCAAATCTTTTTTGAAGGCAGCGCGCGCGAGGCCGCACGGCTGTTCCCGGCCAATGCCAACGTGGCGGCCACCGTGGCACTTGGCGGTGTGGGAATGGACGACACCCGCGTGCAGTTGATGGTTGACCCGCAAACGCAGCGCAACACCCACACCCTGCACGTTGAGGGCGGTTTTGGTGAGTTCCACCTGGAACTGAGCGGGCTGCCGCTGGCGAGCAACCCTAAAACCTCGACGCTGGCGGCACTGAGCGCAGTCCGCGCCTGTCGTGAACTGGCGCAACAGTAAGGAGCGGCGATGGAACTTCTCAATATCTTTATCGGCGGCGAATGGCGTCAGGGCAGC
Coding sequences:
- a CDS encoding aspartate dehydrogenase, translating into MKQIMLIGYGAMAQAVIERLPEGVELGWIVAREPHHAAIDARFQGQVVPLTSPQACEGTPDLVLECASQQAVVEYGAEILARGWHLAVISTGALADAELEQRLEVARRNGHGRLTLLSGAVAGIDGLAAAKEGGLERVTYRSRKSPASWRGSYAEMLIDLNGVQDAQIFFEGSAREAARLFPANANVAATVALGGVGMDDTRVQLMVDPQTQRNTHTLHVEGGFGEFHLELSGLPLASNPKTSTLAALSAVRACRELAQQ